The following coding sequences are from one Microbacterium sp. SORGH_AS_0969 window:
- a CDS encoding FtsW/RodA/SpoVE family cell cycle protein, with protein MTDQKLTRDNAVSTDTAVMRALKKIRVPATQRNRELGLLIFAIAVYGAALVLVQLGATGAIESGFLTLASIPAVLALILHVVLRLRARDADPFVLPIATVLTGIGIAMIYRIDLAVRLEGWDATSNRQIAWAAIALVAALAVVVFVRNYRVLFRYTYLSGLIGILLLLLPFVPGLGTEQNADVWVSLGFVSFQPGELAKICLAIFFAGYLVRTRESLTSTGTRFLFMTWPRARELGPLLIIWLVSLGIIVLQRDLGTGLLIFGMFVAMLYVATGKTSWVLIGVVLAATGAFLASRVLPYVNGRFANWLDAFNPEVINRDGGSYQLVQGIFGLSHGGLFGTGLGQGRPYITPLSQSDYIVPSLGEELGLVGLFAILALYMVFASRGIRIGLAGQDDFGKLLATGFSFTIALQVFIMVGGVTRVIPLTGLTTPFLAAGGSSLVANWIIVAFLLRISDAVRSRPRVVIG; from the coding sequence ATGACCGATCAGAAGCTGACCCGCGACAACGCCGTGTCGACCGACACGGCCGTGATGCGCGCCCTGAAGAAGATCCGCGTCCCCGCCACGCAGCGCAATCGCGAGCTGGGCCTGCTGATCTTCGCGATCGCCGTCTACGGCGCCGCTCTCGTCCTCGTGCAGTTGGGCGCCACCGGCGCGATCGAGTCGGGCTTCCTCACGCTGGCGAGCATTCCCGCCGTCCTCGCGCTGATCCTCCACGTCGTGCTGCGCCTGCGCGCCCGCGACGCCGACCCCTTCGTCCTGCCGATCGCCACGGTGCTGACCGGGATCGGCATCGCGATGATCTACCGCATCGACCTCGCGGTCCGCCTCGAGGGCTGGGATGCCACGTCCAACCGCCAGATCGCCTGGGCGGCCATCGCTCTGGTCGCCGCTCTCGCCGTGGTCGTCTTCGTGCGCAACTACCGCGTGCTCTTCCGCTACACCTACCTCTCGGGTCTCATCGGCATCCTGCTGCTGCTCCTGCCGTTCGTCCCGGGCCTGGGTACCGAGCAGAACGCCGACGTGTGGGTCTCGCTCGGGTTCGTGTCGTTCCAGCCGGGTGAGCTGGCCAAGATCTGCCTCGCGATCTTCTTCGCCGGCTACCTCGTGCGCACCCGTGAGAGCCTGACCTCCACGGGCACCCGGTTCCTCTTCATGACCTGGCCCCGCGCGCGCGAGCTCGGCCCACTCCTGATCATCTGGCTCGTCTCGCTCGGCATCATCGTGCTCCAGCGCGACCTCGGTACGGGTCTGCTCATCTTCGGCATGTTCGTCGCGATGCTCTATGTCGCGACCGGCAAGACGAGCTGGGTGCTGATCGGTGTCGTCCTCGCTGCGACCGGAGCGTTCTTGGCATCCCGGGTCCTCCCCTACGTCAACGGGCGCTTCGCCAACTGGCTCGACGCGTTCAACCCCGAGGTCATCAACCGCGACGGCGGCAGCTATCAGCTCGTGCAAGGGATCTTCGGCCTCTCGCACGGCGGACTCTTCGGCACCGGTCTCGGCCAGGGCCGCCCGTACATCACCCCGCTTTCGCAGAGCGACTACATCGTCCCGAGCCTCGGTGAAGAGCTGGGTCTCGTCGGCTTGTTCGCGATCCTCGCGCTCTACATGGTGTTCGCGAGCCGCGGCATCCGCATCGGTCTCGCGGGTCAGGACGACTTCGGAAAGCTCCTGGCGACCGGCTTCTCGTTCACGATCGCGCTGCAGGTGTTCATCATGGTCGGCGGTGTCACGCGCGTGATCCCGCTGACCGGCCTGACCACCCCGTTCCTCGCCGCCGGCGGCTCCTCGCTCGTGGCCAACTGGATCATCGTGGCCTTCCTGCTGCGGATCTCGGATGCCGTGCGCAGCCGCCCCCGGGTGGTGATCGGTTGA